The genomic window CACCGTCTTCCGGGCCGAGGTCCCCGCCGTCCTGGACTGGCTGTCGGCGCGACTGCAGCCCGAGACCGACGAGCCGGTCGCGGTGCGCTCGACGACCGGCGCGCCGCGGCACTCGCGGCCCGGAGGGCGTCCCCGCACCGCCGTCGTCAGGAGCTCGCCTCGAGCAGCGCCCGGGCGATGACCTGGTGGCCCGCGGCGCTGGGGTGGTCGCCGTCCGCCGCGAGCAGGGGCGTCGGGTCCTTGCGGCCGTCGCGGCCCTTGAACGGCGCGTACGTGTCCACGCACTGCACGTGCGTCACGCGCGCCGCCGTGCAGATCGCGTCGTTGGTCGCCCGGGTCACCCGGTCGGTCTCGGCGCGGTAGTCGGCCCCCCACCGCTGCCGGGCGACGGCTCCGTCGACGGTGACGTTCCAGTAGTCGAGGAGCAGGATCCGCGTCCACGCCCCGCCGCGCAGGGCCCGGACCGCCCGCACCGAGCGCGCGAGGTTCGTCTGGACCTGCTCGAGGACGTCGTCGAAGCAGTCGCTGCCGCTGGAGCAGCGGCCGCTGCGGTAGTCCGCCAGCGCGGCGCTGACGTCGTTGGCGCCCGACATGAGCACGACCACCGAGCTCGAGCGGACGGCGTCGCGGGTCCTCCCGCGGTGGAGCAGCGCGTGCAGCAGGTCGGCCGAGGTGGAGCCCGGCACCCCCAGGTTGAGCGCGACCGTGGTGCGCCCGTCGCCCTGCAGCCCGGAGGCGTAGCGCTCGACGAAGCCGGTGCACCCGCAGGCCGAGGCCGAGACGACCGAGTCGCCGAGCCCGACGACGTACCGCGTCCGCGTGCTGGCCTCGGCCGACCCGCAGGTCGTGGCGAGCAGCGCCGCGAGCGCCACCGCCAGCGCGCCTCGTCTGGTCCGCACCCGTGCTCCTCCTGCTGCTCGGCGCCCTGTGCCACCGTCGGGTGTGCTACCCGCGGCAAGCGCCCCGGGCACCGTAGCGGGCGCTCCTGTGCCCGCTCTGTGCGCGAACTCACCGACTCCCGGGCGGTGGGGAGCGACGAACCTGACTAGCATCGACTCGGCCGGACGAACTGCCCGGCCGGGTCCGGGTCCGCCCGGGCCCTCCGCGACCACCACGGGAAGGCCTGCTGTGGCCAAGGCACCGGCCGGCACGCTCTATCGCGGCCGTGAGGGCATGTGGTCCTGGGTCGCGCACCGCGTGACCGGGGTCCTCGTCTTCTTCTTCCTGTTCGCGCACGTGCTCGACACCGCGCTGGTGCGCGTCAGCCCCGAC from Motilibacter rhizosphaerae includes these protein-coding regions:
- a CDS encoding SGNH/GDSL hydrolase family protein; the protein is MRTRRGALAVALAALLATTCGSAEASTRTRYVVGLGDSVVSASACGCTGFVERYASGLQGDGRTTVALNLGVPGSTSADLLHALLHRGRTRDAVRSSSVVVLMSGANDVSAALADYRSGRCSSGSDCFDDVLEQVQTNLARSVRAVRALRGGAWTRILLLDYWNVTVDGAVARQRWGADYRAETDRVTRATNDAICTAARVTHVQCVDTYAPFKGRDGRKDPTPLLAADGDHPSAAGHQVIARALLEASS